The genomic segment TTTCCCCCTCATTTTGTGGCTTGGAAGTAGTTATGGATTCCTATTATTTTAGGGGTGTTTCTCCTTCCCCTGAACCCCCTTCATTGctacagctactgcattctttgtgtggatgtagcctggttTTTATGAGGGACCAGATAatattctctcttttgtttttaaacctttCTGTTAATACCCTGTGCAGAGCTGACATTTTGGATTGAAGCTAAACTGCTACTTCCAGCCTCTTTCAGGTTGCAGTTTTTACTCTGAACCCAGGAACCTGTCAAATGTAGCTTAGGCAAGTTCTGCCTTAAACACACTGTCTTTTATGACTAAATGCTCCAGCCTTCCAGAGAGATTCAGAAAGCACCTGCATACAGACATGTTTTTCTGGCTGTCACGTTCTGACCAGGTGAGCATGCCGAGGATATAGCTGCCTCTTGGTGTGCACTTTGTGTGGAGTCTTCCAAACCTAGGCTCAGACTTGGGAAGACGCCTCCTGTCACAGCTGCCGGCTTCTGCAGTGGATGGGCCCAGGACATTTCAGATGGGCATTTAGATGTCACTGTTGCACTTTCAGGAGAATGTCCTTGCCTACCCTAGCGATAGATCTGGAGGACCAGGAAGCTAGGCTGGCAAGAAGGGATGGAGGACAAGCAGCAAAAGACGAAATGCTGCAAGCATAGCAATCTGGGCACTTTACCCACATTTAACCCCCACTCACTCTCAATGCTGTTGTTGTTGAGATACAGGTGCTCCAGCCTGTTGCTGATGGCAGGCACATTGCTGATCTTGTTGTGGGACAGGTGGAGCACCAGCAGGTTGGAGATGTTGAAGGAGTTCTTGGGGACGCCCCTGTCGGACAGCTTGTTGTAGTTGAGGCGGATGAAGGCCAGGTTGGGGAAGCCCTTGAAGTACCCACTCGGGATGGCCTCGATCTCGTTGCTGTCCAGGTAGAGCTGGTGAATGGCGGTGGGGACCTTGGGCGGCATCCTCCGCAGGGTGTTGTGGGCCAGGTTCAGCTGCATGAGGCTCTTGAGGCCCTGGAAGGTGTCAGGCTTGAAGACGCCGTCGCTCAGCTTGTTGTGCTGCAGGTCCAAGAGCAGCAGGTTCTCCAGCTTGCTGAACACGCCGGGCGGGATCCTGGAGATCTGGTTCTGGCTCAGCCGCAGCTGCTCCAGGTTCCGGGGCAGGGCCGAGGGCACCTCTTGGAGCTGGTTCTTCTCCACGTACAGGAACGCCAGCCTCGGGAGTTTCTCCAGCACCTTCTGGTCTATCTTGCGGATTCGGTTGTTGTCCAGGTTGATCCACCTCAGGCCCGAGGCATTCCTGAAGGACTCGAGCGGGAGCTCGGTTATGAAGTTGTTCTGGAGATAGAGATAATGGATGCGGGACGGGATGACGGGCACCTTCCGGAGGTTGCGGCTGTCACAGTAGAGGGCAGACGGGAAATCATAGGGGCAGTAGCATTCCCGGGGGCAGTCGGGAAAGATAGACGGTGGgcctggtgggaggggaggaggcaggtcTGTAGGCTCTGCCGGCTCAGGGGGCAGAGGAAAGCTGGGTGTGGGCctaggcctgggcctgggcctgggcctgggccttggTCGGGGTCGTCTTGTTGGCTGGCCTTGGGCCTCTGAGGCCAAGATCAGGAGAAGTGGGAGGAGCCAGCAGAGGGATGACCTCATGGTCCAGGTGACCACCTGCAGGGAGGAGACACAGGCACCGTTAGCTTCCAGGACTCAGAATTAGAGGCCATGTCTTTGCAGCTGGAGTAGGTAGGACTGGCCCCACCGAGCCGTGGGAGGATCTGTGGAAGCAGCTCCCTGTTTACCTGTATCCAGCCAACAAGAAAGCAACAAAGGCTGGAGGGGCCGGATCCCCTACCCAGAGGCTTGGCCACTCGGTGTGGCAGCCGCTGCAGAGGGGGTGGGCCATCCTGGCAGAGGGCACGGTGGGATCTGAACCAGGAGCCCTGGGCTGCTGGAGAAGCCCTTACCTCTCCAGCCCTCACCCTCCCCGGCGTCATGGGAAcccccgcaccccaccccacctcccacaacACCAGCCCCCTCACCGACCACCACCATTTTTATGGGAGGAATGTTAGGATATATGAACCATAGAGCCTGAGGTATTGCATCTGGAAGGGCCCTTAGAGATCCCATAACTTGGTTTTCAAACTGTACCCCCACTTGTGGAGCTCCCCCAAGGAAGAGAGACTGAGTGGGTGGCCCTGAGACCCCCTCAACCCACCCCTAGGCCAACCTGAGCAgctctgtgtttttaaaatcgGTTTTATCTGTTGAGGTTTAGCCAAAACATTCACTGGGGAAAAAAGTTACATtgctaaaaatgttttgaaatccaCTGATCAAGTCCAGACTCTACTGTTTATAAAAATTGAGTGCTGGAGGGAAGAAGTGGCTCCAGGAAACTGTTTAACAGTAGACCCAGGACAAAAACCCAGGTCTCCTTGCCTCCCAGAGCAGGGCTCGTAGACATACTGCGAAGGAGGGACAGAGCTGCAGACCCCGTGTCCGCCCCTGCTTGCCCCATGCCTCTGCCCTCCGCTCACAGAATGCTGGTCTTTGCCAACAGGAGACATGCCAAGAATTTCTCCCCAGATGTGGAGGCTCCTGGGAAAATAAACAGGGAAGGGATCGAAAACTGTGGGGAGACCACTTCCATTTCCTCTGATCTGGTACTGCTAGCCCCCGTGTGCACTGACATGGGTGTTGGGAGGATACCGAGGACTTCCTGCCGGCCTCTGTCACACACAGACTAGGCTGCTCAGGATACTTGGGGGCTGTCCTTCCTGTTGGCCCTGATGACCCTCAGATAGGGCCCTGTGGTTTGAGCTGAATTAAGCTGGGGAATATCAAGAGACCCAGGGCTGCAAACAGAAAGTGGCAGCTCCCCCAGGCATTCCTGGACTGCCTGGAAAGGGTCGAGAGAGAGGGTCCCTGTGTTTCCCCTCCCCAGGGCCATCTGGCGACATGCCCTCTGGTCCCCACATGGCTTCCACTGGCCCTCCTCACTGTGGTTTCACAATTATGGTGACCCACCCCTCGCACTGGGGTCTGGGGCACGTAGGGGATGCAGGCTTCCTGGGGTTCTCTGAGACAAGTGCGGGCAGGAGTGTGTGCTTGGCTGCAGCTGGACCCTGTGATCACTGCCCCTGTTCCAGGCCCCTGCTCTCGTGGCTTTGAGCCCGTATCAGCTTAGACTCGTCCCTCGTGTGACCCAGTGCAGGCTTCTTGCTGGCTTTGCTCAAAGGAAGATGGGAGAAGGCCCTCACCAGCTGCGTAGTCCTGGCCAGATGTTCAGGAGGAGCCGCACATAACAAGAAACAGGAGAGGGCGGAGCTCAGCCCGGGAGGAGCGTCTCCCACACCTTCCCTGCGCGCCCTAAGCACCTGCTGCCCGCCCTCGCACACACCTGTGCTCTTCCCCTGCCCTGCACACAAACCCTGGCCCCACGTCCTCAGAGTGTGTGCGAGCCCTCACCCAGCACACCGAGGACAGGGACgcggggagaggggagaaaggaagacaggcgaggaggagggagggacgcGGTGGCCCGCAGCCTCTGTGGCTTCCCCACCTCCCCTGAAGGCGGCCTCTTCCCAGGCAGGCCTCTCTAAGGGCCCCAGGAGGGCTATTGTCCCTGGGCCTCCCATCACAAAGGGCCTTGCAGTTAGAGTCTTGGCTCTACCTCCACTTGAGGATATAATGGTTCTGGGGTTCACTGACAGGGCTGGAAAGAGGAGACATTCATCGTAAAACTCAACCTGAGTTTTGTCGCCGGACCCCACACCACTTGTAATTGGTGAACCATGAATTAATGTAAGTCCTGTAATTTTCTTGATAACAGTTCAGTCATAGTGCATCTAAATTGTAGGGAGGTGGTTAAAGCATTAATATGCTAAAACCAAACCATTATAAAGGCCCCAACTTCGGTGATTCtgaatcttttgttttgttttggccatttctgtattttctgatcACCCAGAGCCTGAAAATAAGAAATGTCTCATGACGTGAGAAGCCCTCCCCGGGGAGGTGTCCCAGCACTATTTCCCTTCATTGCCTGTCACCAGAGGCATCTACCAGGCACCGGGCCCTGAGTTAAGCCAGTAGAGCTTGTCCACAGCTTCCCGCAGAAGCATGCACTGCGAGGCACAGGGCCTCGGGCAGCTGGCATTTCTCAGCAGCCCTGGGCATGGGCAGCCCTGGTCCCCACTGTCAGGAGTGACAGAATCACAGTCAGTCACTGCTCCACCCGGAAGGCCAgcctcctgccccttccctccaCAGCAAACATAGGCCTTCCTCATCCCCGGCTCCTGCGCCAGACCCGTAGGGCACATCCCTCATCCTCCCCACCAGCCTTCTGTCCCTTTTGCATCGAGACCTCTGGGGCTGGACAAGCCCGTCTCACAGCTGCAGGCTTCCAGCTCCCTGGACCTAGGGAGAGACCGGATCTGCTCCACTCCGCCTCTCAGCCCCACGGCTGAGctggcctgtgtgtgtgcacatgcccaTCCTTCTACCTTGAGGAAATGAGGTTCATGTTTAAGGCTTTCTCTCACCGGGCAACCCCCCTTCCTGCTGGAGCTTGGCTGTCCAGAGGGGCTGTCATTTCTGCACAGCCATTGCTCTGGCAGCACATGGGATGTCTTGGTCTCTGATATCACAATCTGTGTGACAGACTGGAGGTCCTTGCACTCCAAGGGAAGTCATAGTCCTCCCCAGACCCCATGCCACCCCAAGACCAAAGACATACTGTCTTATACTTCTGCCTTCCAGAACCTTCTGTCCAATCATAAGCTCCCTTGGGGTGGGTCATAAGTGTGCATGATTTTTGAATTTCTTATGCCTTTGCAAGCACacttccccacccaccaccctccTGCAGGGCATGCTGATTGCCCAGTTAATGAATACTTGGGGCCACTTACAACCGCAGCCTCATGCAGCCCTGCTTGCCAGTTGTGGCTCTCAAACAGCTGCTGTTTCAGGGGGGGAAGAACAATTGTTTTGCCCAACTCAAAATTCACTCTCTCCATTTAAGAACATTTCCTAAGAGAATGTTATGTTCAAATTTCAGTTTCAAGTTTGGGATCTCTGGGCTTGAATCTTGGCTCTGACCCTCCGCCCCAAGCCCCGGACGCCTCCTCtgtgtgaggatcaaatgagatcacGCACACAAAGGCATGTGGTAAAGCGCTAACTCCCTGCAAAGGGCAGGGTTTTccttcattaatttatttgtttgtaaAAGAGCAGATACTTTAAAACAACTCTGATTTTTAAAGTGAGAGAGCCCTCATTCCTGTTTAGctcatgaattcattcatttaaggtTTGAACACCCAGGCCTGGTGCAATGTTTAGGCCCAGGGCAGGGCTTGGTTGAGGTCCACGTGGGTTTGGCAGGTCATTAGGAGCAAGTTTAAGGCCATTGGCTTTGTACTAAGTGTCTGGGATTGGTGCTGGGCAGGGAGCGAGCTCAGGTGTCTCCCTGGGTTAAAGAAGGATCACTCCGCACACTACTGGCATTCTTCTTGTCAGCTTTCCTGTCCCATTGGTCACCCCTCAGCTTCTGTGGCTTAACCCAGCCAGTGGCCCTGCTGTGGAGAATGGGGCTGCCCTGCCTCAGAGCCACACCCATGGATGTGGGCGTgaccctcttttcttttttttcccctctttctgtTCTAAACTGAGACTCTGAAAGCCATCCTAATCCCTTTGTCTCTTCTTGGAGGCCAGGAGAATCAGGTggtctctgcccatttgttagcAGAGGAGCCAGGCAGGCCCCCCAGACTGCCTGAGGCCTCTGACAGAGCTGTGTGGTCCTGGGGAAACGGAAGGGCTGATTTTGGGAGCACGATGACTACGACACATGGGCGCAGCTGCTTCTTTCCTAGGGGATGAAATTAGTATAAGGCGAGCATCACGGTTCACACTAGATGGGGAATCAGGGTTCccagcctcagtgtccttatctaTGAAACAGAGATAACAAAATCTTCCCTGTCCCCATAGTCCTCTCCCAGTTGCGGTCAGAAGCAAGTGTGATAAGTGACTTTAAAATGTTCTGCAGATCGAAAagtgctaaaaataaatataacactATCATAGAGAGACCATCTGTCTCCCCACCGTCTACCACCAGGCAAAGTGTAAACAGAATGAAGGTTTTCTGGCCTCGGGCCACTTCTCCAGAGGAGCAATTTCCAATCCGGGGGACCCGAGTGGGCGAAGAGGGTGCGGTGGGCCTCCTGCTCTGATGGCCCGTCGCCTCACCGgacccttctctctgccttcatctcctCGCACCTCTGCCCCTGAAGAAGGCCAGGAAGGATGTGTCTGATGCTTTGGGTGCCCATAAATCTGGGACCCAGCCTGCAACTCTTCAGCCACTTAGCTGGGTGCTCGTGGGCAAATCTCTTACCTCTACTaagtttcagtttcctcctctgtaaaatgtgcCCATGAGCACCTTCTTATCAGCTTGttttgagggttaaatgagaaaatgtgggTGAAGTAAATGTTCAGGGAATATTAAGCTGTTGTTGACATTATTTCCAAGAAATGGGGTCTCATTTCCTTCTGCTaggccagagggcagccccaccctccACCTAAAGACAGGGGTCCAGCCGCGCTCACAGATTCCTCCCCAGCTCCTGCACACAGAGCAGCTTCCTCCACTTTGGGGCCAGTGAGACCACACTTGGGTCTCAGAACAAATGAACTGGAGAGACCATAGAAGCCCCCCACCCGCCACCTGGGGGTGCTTCCTGTGCTCCTCCCGGTCACCTATTGGCCCCACGGTGCACGGAAGTGGGGGAAGCCGGCCTGGGAAGGCAGAGTCACCCCGCCTCAGTCGGCTGGGGTTCCCTCTGTGATTCAGGCTTCCCCTCCCAACCTTGTATACCTGGCTTTTCTGCCCTTTCCAGCTTTGAAATGCTTCCCTCGCATGCCCAATAAACGGGGCTGCCTGCTGGGGAGGTGACCGGGCCGTGTGAAGCTTGGGGAACCCCTCTCCATGAGCCCTTCAGCAGGCACAGCTATTGGGCTGGGAGGGGACCTAGGAGGGATGGACCGGGACCCAGCACAGTGCCCCCGGGGGCCCAGAGCAGGCAGATGAGCAGGTGGGAGGAACCACAGGAGATGGCCCCAGTTCTCAGGCGCTCTCTCCCAGGGCCCAGAGAGGGTGGCTCCTCTGGAACACCGAAGCTCCTCCACCAGGCGGTCCTTGTCCAGGAAAGCACACAGCCCTTCCGCCCTGCAAACGCGGCTGGAAGTCCTGTGCTTCTCAGTCTCCGCCCCCCTCAGGACCCTGATGCAGGTTCTCAAGCCCTGGCTGACTGTCAGGAACCCCTCAAGTATTAAAACAACAGATTCCTGGGCTCCACCCAGTAGGGCTGGAGGGAGGCGTCCAGACATCTACACTTTCAGtaagcaccccccaccccaccaggtgATTTTTGAAGAGCAACAGTATTTGGGGGCCCTGATCCAGCCCACACCCGCCTGCCTTGGGGTGGTACTCTGCGGTTGGAGAGGAGGGTGCTCGGCAGATGGAGGCCCCCCCAACAATCTGGAAACCGCGCATTCAGTTACCTGCTTCAGCTTTCCCCACCCTGACTGATTGTGGTCTTTTAATCTCTACCACAAAGACCCCTTGTTAACCCGGGATAATTTTGAAACGTCTTTAAGGAGAAATCTTTTCAGGCTGCCTgcagagacaataaataaatacactgcGCCCTGAGCTGAGAAGGAGGACCTCCCAGGCTTAGAAGCTGGGccgttttcttttctctttccaaaagCTAAGCGGTTTGGACCAGTGAGACAGAAATGCACAGCTACTGGGAAGACACGGTATCGGTCGGAAAGCCACTTTTCCTCCCACCTACCCAATTAAGCTCTGAAGCAGGAAGACTGCGTTCCAGCCCCTGTTCTTGTCCATCTCCTCCCCGCTCAGTCTACACTCAGGAAGGACACAGGATTTTCTTTTGGCTCTGCCATCTCAGTGGGAAAGATGCACTTTCTCTTTGCTCTTACGGCGGGGAAAGCATGCATGAGGGTGAGAGacaagatgcagagagagagagagagagagagagagagagagagagtgtgtgtgtgtgtgtgtgtgtgtggagtggaaGTGCAGCCTCTGTGTGACTTGTGGGTACGCCTGGGACAGCGTGGGATGGTATGTGAAAGGCGCAGAGAACGGATTCTAGAGTCCGGTTTCTATGGAAACACCTGATCTGTAGCCGTACTGTGAGTCGTATAACAGAGTCCGCTGCCTCAAACATCCGCAGCAAGGCAGTTCCACTCCCGCAGCAAACACACGGGTGTAGAATGATGGAGAGAAGGCGGAGGAAGAGGTGTAAAGAAATGCGGAGGGCCCACCTGAGCTTCCCTGACAGGAGCGAAAGGTGGGAGGAAGGACAGGAGGCAGCAGGGGATGCGGGCCGGGTGGCTGACCTCGGTGGGCAGAGCAGGAGCAAACCGGCTGGCGAGGGAGCCTTTCTGCCCAGGGCTTACCTGCGCGCCTGCCTCTCCTCTCAGCTCTGGGCTTGGTCCCCAGCAAGGctcccccctcttcctccccaccctccggCGAGCTGTGAAGCCCAGAGCCCTAGAAGCTCTGA from the Manis javanica isolate MJ-LG chromosome 11, MJ_LKY, whole genome shotgun sequence genome contains:
- the PRELP gene encoding prolargin; the protein is MRSSLCWLLPLLLILASEAQGQPTRRPRPRPRPRPRPRPRPTPSFPLPPEPAEPTDLPPPLPPGPPSIFPDCPRECYCPYDFPSALYCDSRNLRKVPVIPSRIHYLYLQNNFITELPLESFRNASGLRWINLDNNRIRKIDQKVLEKLPRLAFLYVEKNQLQEVPSALPRNLEQLRLSQNQISRIPPGVFSKLENLLLLDLQHNKLSDGVFKPDTFQGLKSLMQLNLAHNTLRRMPPKVPTAIHQLYLDSNEIEAIPSGYFKGFPNLAFIRLNYNKLSDRGVPKNSFNISNLLVLHLSHNKISNVPAISNRLEHLYLNNNSIEKINGTQICPNNLVAFHDFSSDLENVPHLRYLRLDGNYLQPPIPLDLMMCFRLLQSVVI